The Moraxella nasicaprae sequence CAAAATCAGCACATAGCCGCACAGATATGAGATTAACGCCTGATGACCGCATTTTGGCGACTGGCTTTCTTTGAAAATCTCTTTGGCAATCGTCATCAAATGTGGCAGTTCATCAAGCCACAGCGTCACGATTTGACTGACATCATAAATGAGCGGATTTTGAATGCCTTGACCAAAATCAAAATTGACACAAAACACCGCCAAATCCTCACTCACAGGCTCAATGCGATGCAGGCAATTTGTGGGCGAAAATAGCACACAGGGACGGTCAATGATGATGGGTGGTTGTCCTTTTTGAATCAGGCGACAACTGCCCTGATAGATAAAATGCAAATAGCCTTTATTGGGTTCATCAAACTGCCCCATACGGCACAGCAACCCCACAAAAAATAGCTCAGTACGGAAGGAAAATTGGGTAAATAAATGGGTTAAAGCGTCCATAAGCAAACTTTAATTATTGGCAATAAGAATTATTCGGTATTGTTAATTGAGTATACTTTTCTAGAAAACCGTTCGTGGTGAGCTTGTCGAACCGCCACTGTTTTCCTAGACTTCGACAAGCTCAGTCCGAACGGAAAACCTTAAAATCTAT is a genomic window containing:
- a CDS encoding helix-turn-helix domain-containing protein, producing MDALTHLFTQFSFRTELFFVGLLCRMGQFDEPNKGYLHFIYQGSCRLIQKGQPPIIIDRPCVLFSPTNCLHRIEPVSEDLAVFCVNFDFGQGIQNPLIYDVSQIVTLWLDELPHLMTIAKEIFKESQSPKCGHQALISYLCGYVLILVVRECLARGLIKVGLLRGLTDTALAPLLLDIHQNPANNWDLQTMSDRVFMSKAKFGNYFKEVMGVSPSDYLTTWRISLAQMLLKKGLSVALVAEKVGYSHNASLTRAFVKEIGKTPSEWLDGVTHANEAKILS